The Ptiloglossa arizonensis isolate GNS036 chromosome 13, iyPtiAriz1_principal, whole genome shotgun sequence genome window below encodes:
- the LOC143153946 gene encoding flexible cuticle protein 12-like, producing the protein MKLFVAFVFVVAVVYAAPPGLPQDAVVLVKETPSDNIGVGGYNYAYELSNGQAHHETAEVINQGTENQALAVRGSFTWVDPSTNLRYTVNYVADENGFHPEGEHIPA; encoded by the exons ATGAAGCTG TTTGTAGcattcgtcttcgtcgtcgctgTCGTATACGCTGCTCCCCCAGGATTGCCCCAGGACGCCGTAGTATTGGTCAAAGAGACACCCTCCGACAACATCGGTGTCGGAGGTTACAACTACGCCTACGAACTGTCCAATGGTCAAGCTCACCATGAAACCGCTGAGGTGATCAACCAAGGAACCGAAAACCAGGCACTCGCTGTTCGTGGCAGCTTCACCTGGGTCGACCCGAGCACCAACCTCAGATACACGGTTAACTATGTCGCCGATGAGAATGGTTTCCACCCAGAGGGTGAACACATCCCCGCTTAA
- the Cpr13 gene encoding cuticular protein 13, whose amino-acid sequence MRTIIAFATLIAVALAVPVTQQPEIVLVKESPSDNIGVGNYNYGYQLSDGQTKQESAELVPGGTDGSFLRVHGSYSFVDPLTNVAYTVNYVGDENGFHPEGEHLPRV is encoded by the exons ATGAGAACC aTCATTGCTTTCGCTACCCTTATTGCCGTCGCATTGGCAGTCCCCGTGACTCAGCAACCGGAAATTGTCCTCGTAAAAGAAAGTCCGTCCGATAACATTGGCGTTGGCAATTATAACTACGGTTATCAACTTTCCGACGGACAAACTAAACAAGAATCCGCGGAACTTGTACCAGGTGGCACTGATGGTTCATTCCTTAGGGTTCACGGTAGCTACTCGTTTGTTGACCCACTTACCAATGTTGCATACACTGTGAATTATGTTGGTGACGAAAATGGGTTCCATCCTGAAGGAGAACACCTGCCACGAGTTTAA